A single region of the Larus michahellis chromosome W, bLarMic1.1, whole genome shotgun sequence genome encodes:
- the LOC141735475 gene encoding purpurin-like, translated as MSKSLTLACQPQQEKLASGSSQFDNGFVAMYAGKWYALAKKDPEGLFLQDNISAEYSVEEDGTMTASSKGRVKLFGFWVICADMAAQYTVPDPTTPAKMYMTYQGLASYLSSGGDNYWVIDTDYDNYAITYACRSLKEDGSCDDGYSLIFSRNPHGLPPAIQRILHQKQEEICMSGQFQPVLQSGTFSYLNALE; from the exons ATGAGCAAAAGCTTGACTTTAGCCTGTCAGCCACAACAGGAGAAACTGGCTAGTGGCTCCAGCCAGTTTGATAATGGCTTCGTGGCTATG TATGCAGGGAAATGGTACGCCCTAGCCAAGAAGGATCCAGAAGGTCTTTTCCTTCAGGACAATATTTCTGCTGAATACAGTGTTGAGGAAGATGGCACAATGACGGCATCTTCCAAAGGCCGAGTGAAGCTTTTTGG GTTCTGGGTGATTTGTGCTGATATGGCTGCTCAGTACACAGTACCTGACCCAACCACTCCAGCAAAAATGTATATGACATACCAGGGCCTGGCTAGCTACCTGTCCAGTGGTG GGGACAATTACTGGGTGATTGACACCGACTATGATAACTATGCTATTACCTATGCCTGCCGTAGTCTGAAAGAGGACGGCTCCTGTGATGATGGCTACTCCCTGATCTTCTCACGCAACCCTCATGGCCTTCCCCCAGCTATTCAGCGCATTTTGCATCAGAAGCAGGAGGAAATCTGCATGTCTGGCcagttccagcctgtgctgcagtcaGGTACTTTCAGTTACTTAAATGCATTGGAGTGA